A genome region from Gossypium hirsutum isolate 1008001.06 chromosome A04, Gossypium_hirsutum_v2.1, whole genome shotgun sequence includes the following:
- the LOC121227848 gene encoding putative disease resistance protein RGA3, which yields MFNAKMISKIKAVTDRLNSLNTRRSSLGLNVIMSQGANSKGNKPRLQPTSLMDGAVEYVGRASEKQEMLELLKSNNSDGVCVLSIVGMGGMGKTTLAQLVYNDPSIKESFDHKSWVCVSDDFDAVNITKTILRSLDADSRDENDLNLLQVKLKEKLSGKRYLLVLDDIWNESYSDWTILRAPFGAGTKIIVTTRLEKVSSNVDSMKAFYLDKLSHHDCLSIFAQLSLKARSFDGHPQFKEIGENIVRRCNGLPLAAKAIGSLLRTVTDHSEWEKVYESEIWDLLEDPCGLIPALR from the coding sequence ATGTTTAATGCTAAGATGATTTCAAAGATAAAAGCAGTCACTGATAGACTGAATAGTTTGAACACTCGAAGAAGTAGTTTGGGGTTGAATGTGATCATGTCTCAAGGCGCAAATTCCAAGGGAAATAAACCCAGGCTACAACCAACTTCCTTGATGGATGGAGCTGTGGAGTATGTTGGTAGAGCCAGTGAGAAGCAAGAAATGCTTGAGTTGCTCAAAAGTAACAATTCCGATGGAGTTTGTGTCCTTTCCATCGTTGGCATGGGCGGGATGGGGAAAACAACTCTTGCTCAGCTTGTTTACAATGATCCCAGCATTAAGGAGTCTTTCGATCACAAGTCCTGGGTATGCGTTTCTGATGATTTTGATGCTGTTAACATAACAAAGACGATTTTAAGATCCCTTGATGCTGACTCACGTGATGAGAATGACTTGAACTTGCTTCAAGTCAAATTGAAGGAGAAGTTATCTGGAAAAAGGTACTTGCTTGTTTTAGATGACATTTGGAACGAGAGTTACAGTGATTGGACCATCTTACGGGCTCCATTTGGAGCAGGAACCAAGATTATTGTAACAACTCGACTCGAAAAGGTTTCATCTAATGTAGATTCGATGAAAGCATTTTACTTGGATAAACTCTCGCATCATGATTGTTTATCCATATTTGCTCAGCTTTCATTGAAAGCAAGAAGCTTTGATGGGCATCCCCAATTTAAAGAAATTGGAGAGAACATAGTGAGAAGGTGCAACGGCTTACCTTTGGCTGCAAAAGCCATTGGAAGCTTATTACGGACAGTTACGGATCATAGTGAATGGGAAAAAGTATATGAGAGCGAGATATGGGACCTGCTAGAAGATCCATGTGGCTTAATTCCAGCCTTGCGATAA
- the LOC107932726 gene encoding putative disease resistance RPP13-like protein 1, translating into MHDLMNDLAQLVAGEICCRLEGEKQQKFSHRSRHSTFVSDDWYHIVKKFEAFYQMTSLRTFLPLLHQGDRFYLTSVVLEDLLPRLSYVRVLSLSGYEIYDLPDLFENLKHLRYLNFSRTRIKCLPDSLCTLYHLETLILRDCSKLKNLPLNIGNLVNLYFLDIRGAGSIKRMPSGFDQLTKLQTLSNFVIGEGDGHLIRELKNLSNLRDNFCLSGLENVKGQDAREAKLNEKLGIDGLELQWGTDLVNSTRKEEVEERALDFLRPQKKLEQLIIENYGGVKFSSWIADSCFKNLSSLKLRNCKNCKSLPSVGRLPLLKDLSIIGFDQVQKIGVEFFGENQLNPFASLEILSFENLPNWKEWDTCEGDEKVLKLPSLRELSIKTCPQLLGRLPTHLPFLQKLEIHRCASLVVSISSFPLLFKFSIRGCAELVDGCSSPAKEFNIPADRTMLRFGNSEYFEIPGWEELASLSQHGFSLVGHRFISIWRCPQLQSLEAEEVELQPDKISRVESLQIYDCEMLNRLPQVLHELTFLTVMEIHNCPSLVSFAENNLPPNLKKLRITYCENLEYLVDEKEDNKSTSSTLCLLEDLEIYKCPSLMSLSSKGHKNICNQLQLLDITECSKLSFLFSNTKFPITLKHLRIGECPELEYIAQEFEENACLESLLIFRSGIKSLPRGLDKLIHLQEMWLDSCSNLVSFEETGLLTTNFRAFVVDGCGNFGALL; encoded by the exons ATGCATGATCTTATGAATGATTTAGCTCAATTAGTTGCTGGAGAAATATGTTGCAGACTGGAGGGTGAAAAGCAACAAAAGTTTTCGCATCGTTCTCGTCACTCAACTTTTGTTAGCGATGATTGGTATCACATTGTAAAGAAGTTTGAAGCATTTTATCAAATGACTTCTCTACGTACTTTTCTACCCTTATTGCATCAAGGAGATCGTTTCTATTTAACTAGTGTTGTCTTGGAAGATCTGTTGCCAAGACTTAGCTACGTAAGGGTTCTTTCTTTGTCTGGGTATGAGATCTATGATTTGCCCGacctttttgaaaatttaaaacatcTACGCTACTTAAATTTTTCTAGAACCCGAATTAAATGTTTACCTGATTCTTTGTGTACTCTTTATCATTTGGAGACTTTAATATTAAGAGATTGTTCAAAGCTCAAAAATTTACCCTTGAATATCGGAAACCTTGTCAACTTGTATTTTCTTGATATTAGAGGTGCGGGTTCAATAAAAAGGATGCCCTCCGGATTTGATCAGCTCACCAAGCTTCAAACGTTATCTAATTTTGTTATAGGGGAAGGTGATGGACATCTTATTAGAGAATTGAAAAATTTGTCAAACCTTAGAGATAATTTTTGTCTTTCTGGATTGGAGAATGTTAAAGGTCAAGATGCGAGGGAAGCTAAGTTAAATGAGAAGCTAGGGATTGATGGGTTAGAACTACAATGGGGTACAGACTTGGTGAATAGTACAAGGAAAGAAGAAGTTGAAGAGCGGGCGTTGGACTTTCTTCGTCCTCAGAAAAAGCTTGAGCAACTCATCATTGAGAATTATGGTGGTGTAAAATTCTCATCTTGGATAGCAGATTCTTGCTTCAAGAATTTGTCGTCTTTGAAGCTTCGCAATTGTAAAAACTGCAAATCACTACCATCAGTTGGAAGGTTGCCGTTGTTAAAAGATCTTTCAATTATTGGTTTTGATCAAGTACAAAAGATTGGTGTTGAGTTCTTTGGAGAAAATCAATTGAATCCATTTGCATCATTAGAGATTCTGTCTTTTGAGAATCTTCCAAACTGGAAAGAGTGGGACACTTGTGAAGGAGACGAGAAGGTTTTGAAACTCCCCAGCCTTCGTGAGCTTTCAATCAAAACCTGTCCTCAATTGTTGGGAAGGTTGCCTACCCATCTTCCTTTCTTGCAAAAACTTGAAATTCATAGGTGTGCGAGTTTGGTGGTTTCAATATCAAGTTTCCCGTTACTGTTTAAATTCAGTATACGAGGGTGTGCAGAACTGGTGGATGGTTGCTCTTCTCCTGCGAAGGAG tttaatattCCAGCAGATAGGACAATGTTGAGGTTTGGAAACTCAGAATATTTTGAAATTCCTGGTTGGGAGGAGTTGGCGTCTCTATCACAGCATGGGTTTAGTTTAgttggacatcgtttcatttccATTTGGCGTTGTCCTCAACTGCAGTCTTTAGAAGCCGAGGAAGTCGAATTGCAACCTGACAAGATTTCACGTGTTGAATCTCTGCAGATATATGACTGTGAAATGCTTAATAGACTGCCACAAGTCTTACATGAGCTCACTTTCCTAACAGTGATGGAAATTCATAATTGTCCAAGCTTGGTTTCTTTTGCAGAGAATAACTTACCTCCTAATTTAAAAAAGCTGAGAATTACATACTGTGAGAATTTGGAGTATCTGGTTGATGAAAAAGAAGATAATAAGAGTACGAGTAGTACCCTCTGTCTTCTTGAGGACTTGGAAATCTATAAGTGTCCGTCTCTAATGTCTTTGTCATCGAAGGGGCACAAAAATATTTGCAATCAGCTTCAACTTCTCGATATTACCGAATGCTCAAAGCTGAGTTTCCTATTTTCAAACACCAAGTTTCCCATAACGCTTAAACATTTGAGAATTGGGGAATGTCCGGAGTTGGAATACATAGCCCAAGAGTTTGAGGAAAATGCTTGTCTTGAATCTCTTCTAATTTTCAGATCTGGAATTAAATCTCTACCACGAGGACTAGACAAGCTCATCCATCTCCAAGAGATGTGGTTGGATTCGTGTTCAAATTTGGTTTCTTTCGAAGAAACTGGGTTGCTCACCACCAACTTTAGAGCTTTCGTAGTTGATGGTTGTGGAAATTTTGGAGCCCTTCTGTAG
- the LOC107932725 gene encoding disease resistance protein RGA2: MASITSLRQLCVCNCSADISFPSEGFPANLTSLEISNAPKIYRSLVERGLNRLTSLQGLTIGGGGCSNVVSFPEEGIGMMLPPSLTCISLTEFENLEFMFSEGFQDLASLKELVIGNCPNLTSLPEKDMLRSLGCLYIYSCPLLKEECSSDKGREWSKISHIPFVQIDGKIVIPRESD, translated from the coding sequence ATGGCCAGCATCACCTCCCTTCGACAATTATGTGTGTGCAACTGTTCAGCTGACATATCGTTTCCATCGGAGGGATTCCCTGCCAATCTCACATCACTTGAAATCTCAAACGCACCCAAAATTTATAGGTCACTTGTGGAACGGGGATTAAATAGACTCACCTCTCTTCAAGGATTGACCATCGGAGGTGGAGGTTGCTCAAATGTGGTGTCGTTCCCAGAAGAAGGGATTGGAATGATGCTGCCTCCTTCTCTCACCTGTATCTCCCTTACAGAATTTGAGAACCTGGAATTCATGTTCTCCGAGGGCTTTCAAGACCTCGCCTCTCTTAAAGAATTGGTGATCGGTAATTGTCCCAATCTAACATCTCTTCCGGAAAAAGACATGCTTCGCTCGCTTGGATGTTTATATATTTACAGCTGTCCGTTGCTGAAAGAAGAGTGCTCAAGCGATAAAGGACGAGAGTGGTCTAAGATTTCCCACATACCCTTTGTTCAAATTGATGGTAAAATAGTCATCCCGAGGGAATCGGATTGA